The proteins below come from a single Plutella xylostella chromosome 2, ilPluXylo3.1, whole genome shotgun sequence genomic window:
- the LOC105381635 gene encoding mucin-2 isoform X6 — protein MIGYLILAALLGLAQARPQQQSGFTPDSKTCPLTGHWLLPHEYDCTKFYYCEYGTRWETPRNCARGTEFSYELQVCVHPAQANCNLPGSPPPEPEVTTPEVTTPEVTTPEVTTPEVTTPEVTTPEPEVTTPEPEVTTPEPEITTTLAPETDAPEVVTPPATTLAPETDAPEVVTPPATTLAPETDAPEVVTAPSTTLAPETDAPEVVTATTEQPEVVTAPSTTLAPETDAPEVVTAPSTTLAPETDAPEVVTATTEVPEVVTAASTTEAPEVEKPTVVTAIPTTENPESETPEVVTAIPTTEAPEVEKPTVVTAIPTTETTEDPTTLAPTTEGDSGLLPNGCPSDFHIHLLLPHETECNLFYQCNFGEKVLKTCPKPLYFNNEIQVCDWPENVDCNGSNGGVTSPAPTTEAETVEVVTAVPTTTESETETVEVVTAVPTTTESEAETVEVVTAIPTTNAPETEATTVAETETPEVVTAVPTTTESEAETVEVVTAIPTTTESEAETVEVVTAIPTTNAPETEATTVAETETPEVVTAVPTTTESEAETVEVVTAIPTTTESEAETVEVVTGTPTTAAPTTDAPVSTVTAVPITEAQTVEVVTVTQTAEPETDATVTPVPTTTEAATTEADTDLLPNGCPADFHIHLLLPHETECDLFYQCNFGEKVLKECPKPLLFNNELQVCDWEYNVDCSAGSSSESGSGSAEISVSGEDSSGDGSGDGSGDGEEDTALLPNGCPADWSIHLLLPHAECDKFYYCVHGNLVEHSCAPGTHFNPEIQVCDWPENVQCGNNNGGSSSESGSGSSGEESISTEEGSGEDGSGDVELDNGCPSDWNIHQLLPHPDCDKFYNCVHGNLVEQSCAPGTLFNPEIQVCDWPQNVQCGGTDKPEVVTAVPTTSEPEAETVEVVTSAPTTVTHEPTTEEAVVTVTATPEPIVTVTATEEPISTVTATQEPIVTVTATEEPVATVTATQEPIVTVTATEEPVVTVTATEEPVVTVTATAEPIVTVTATEEPVATVTATQEPIVTVTATEEPIVTVTATEEPVATVTATQEPIVTVTATEEPVVTVTAPTVLPNGCPADSSIEQLLPHDSECGKFYQCVHGDLVEMACPIGLHFNPATERCDWPESAGCAVDTNEHNKKCSEGCNVLPWAHETDCDKFYACDGQKATLIVCAEGLHFNANTKTCDFICNANCARDNAQATAENDGVMIFLPWDKMDKDMLRKYGKQH, from the exons GAGTACGGAACCAGGTGGGAGACCCCTAGGAACTGTGCCCGCGGTACCGAGTTCTCTTACGAGCTGCAG GTCTGTGTGCACCCCGCCCAAGCCAACTGCAACCTCCCCGGATCTCCTCCCCCAGAACCAGAG GTGACCACCCCTGAGGTGACTACCCCTGAGGTGACCACCCCTGAGGTGACTACCCCTGAGGTGACTACCCCTGAGGTGACTACCCCTGAGCCTGAGGTGACTACCCCTGAACCTGAGGTGACTACCCCAGAACCCGAGATTACTACCACTCTGGCCCCGGAAACCGATGCACCTGAGGTAGTCACTCCCCCTGCTACCACTTTGGCTCCCGAGACTGATGCCCCTGAAGTAGTAACTCCCCCTGCTACCACCCTGGCCCCAGAAACCGATGCTCCCGAGGTAGTCACAGCTCCTTCCACCACCTTGGCCCCTGAGACTGATGCCCCGGAAGTAGTGACAGCAACTACCGAGCAACCCGAGGTAGTCACAGCTCCTTCCACCACTTTGGCTCCTGAGACAGATGCCCCTGAGGTAGTCACAGCTCCTTCCACCACTTTGGCTCCAGAGACTGACGCCCCTGAAGTAGTCACAGCTACCACCGAAGTTCCTGAGGTAGTCACAGCTGCTTCCACCACTGAAGCCCCTGAAGTCGAGAAGCCTACCGTAGTTACTGCTATCCCTACCACTGAAAACCCCGAATCCGAAACACCTGAAGTTGTAACTGCTATTCCTACCACTGAAGCTCCAGAAGTCGAGAAGCCTACAGTAGTTACTGCTATTCCTACCACGGAGACAACTGAAGACCCGACTACCTTAGCCCCTACCACCGAAGGAGACTCTGGTCTGCTGCCCAACGGATGCCCGTCTGACTTCCACATTCACTTGCTTCTGCCTCACGAGACAGAATGCAACTTGTTCTACCAGTGCAACTTTGGAGAGAAGGTTCTGAAGACCTGCCCGAAGCCTTTGTACTTCAACAACGAGATTCAG GTCTGCGACTGGCCCGAGAACGTAGACTGCAACGGATCAAACGGTGGTGTCACCTCACCCGCTCCTACTACCGAAGCCGAGACCGTTGAGGTAGTCACTGCAGTCCCCACCACCACTGAATCAGAGACTGAGACTGTTGAGGTAGTCACTGCCGTCCCCACCACCACTGAATCAGAGGCTGAGACAGTTGAGGTTGTTACTGCCATCCCAACCACCAATGCCCCAGAGACTGAGGCCACCACTGTAGCTGAAACTGAAACCCCTGAGGTAGTCACTGCAGTCCCCACCACCACTGAGTCAGAGGCTGAGACAGTTGAGGTTGTCACTGCTATCCCAACCACCACTGAATCAGAGGCTGAGACTGTTGAGGTTGTTACTGCCATCCCAACCACCAATGCCCCTGAGACTGAAGCCACGACTGTAGCTGAAACTGAAACCCCTGAGGTAGTCACTGCAGTGCCCACCACCACTGAGTCAGAGGCTGAGACAGTTGAGGTAGTCACTGCCATCCCAACCACCACTGAATCAGAGGCGGAGACAGTTGAGGTTGTCACTGGAACTCCTACCACCGCTGCCCCAACAACGGATGCTCCCGTCTCTACCGTGACTGCTGTACCGATCACTGAAGCTCAGACTGTCGAAGTGGTCACTGTTACCCAGACTGCTGAACCTGAGACGGATGCAACAGTCACCCCTGTACCTACCACTACCGAAGCAGCTACAACGGAGGCCGACACTGATCTGCTGCCCAACGGATGCCCAGCTGACTTCCACATCCATCTGCTGTTGCCTCATGAGACTGAATGTGACCTGTTCTACCAGTGCAACTTCGGAGAGAAAGTCCTGAAGGAATGTCCCAAGCCTCTGCTCTTCAATAATGAGCTTCAG GTGTGCGACTGGGAGTACAACGTGGACTGCAGCGCCGGCAGCTCCAGCGAGTCCGGCAGTGGAAGCGCGGAGATCAGCGTCAGTGGAGAGGACAGCAGCGGTGACGGCAGCGGCGACGGAAGCGGAG ACGGCGAAGAAGACACCGCCCTCCTGCCCAACGGCTGCCCAGCTGACTGGAGCATCCATCTGCTGCTCCCCCACGCCGAGTGCGACAAGTTCTACTACTGTGTCCACGGCAACCTCGTCGAGCACTCCTGCGCTCCTGGTACCCACTTCAACCCTGAGATTCAA GTCTGCGACTGGCCCGAGAACGTCCAGTGCGGCAACAACAACGGCGGCAGCAGCTCCGAAAGCGGCAGCGGCAGCAGCGGAGAAGAGAGCATCAGCACTGAGGAAGGCAGCGGAGAAGACGGCAGCGGAGACGTAGAGCTCGACAACGGATGCCCGTCCGACTGGAACATCCACCAGCTGTTGCCTCACCCTGACTGTGATAAGTTCTACAACTGCGTCCACGGAAACCTGGTTGAGCAGTCTTGCGCGCCTGGCACGCTCTTCAACCCCGAAATTCAG GTTTGTGACTGGCCCCAGAACGTGCAATGCGGTGGAACTGATAAACCTGAAGTCGTCACTGCCGTACCAACCACCTCCGAGCCTGAAGCTGAGACTGTCGAAGTTGTCACCAGTGCCCCGACCACTGTCACCCACGAGCCGACCACTGAAGAGGCTGTTGTAACTGTGACTGCTACTCCAGAGCCTATTGTGACTGTTACTGCCACTGAAGAGCCTATTTCTACTGTGACTGCCACTCAAGAGCCTATTGTGACTGTGACTGCTACCGAAGAGCCCGTTGCTACTGTGACTGCCACTCAAGAGCCTATTGTAACTGTTACTGCCACCGAAGAGCCTGTTGTAACTGTTACTGCCACCGAAGAGCCCGTTGTAACTGTTACTGCTACTGCCGAGCCTATTGTAACTGTGACTGCTACTGAAGAGCCTGTTGCAACTGTGACTGCCACTCAAGAGCCTATTGTGACTGTTACTGCTACTGAGGAGCCCATTGTGACTGTGACTGCCACTGAAGAGCCCGTTGCTACTGTGACTGCCACTCAAGAGCCTATTGTGACTGTTACTGCCACCGAAGAGCCCGTTGTAACTGTGACTGCCCCAACTGTCCTGCCCAATGGCTGCCCAGCTGACTCTAGCATCGAGCAGCTGTTGCCCCATGACTCTGAATGTGGCAAGTTCTACCAGTGCGTCCACGGCGACCTCGTAGAGATGGCGTGCCCCATTGGTCTGCACTTCAACCCGGCTACCGAG CGTTGCGACTGGCCCGAGTCCGCGGGCTGCGCCGTCGACACCAACGAACACAACAAGAAGTGCTCTGAGGGTTGCAACGTCCTCCCCTGGGCCCACGAGACCGACTGTGACAAATTCTACGCTTGCGACGGACAAAAAGCCACCTTGATCGTCTGCGCTGAGGGTCTCCACTTCAACGCTAACACCAAGACCTGTGACTTCATTTGCAACGCTAACTGTGCCAGGGACAACGCCCAGGCTACTGCTGAGAATGATGGAGTCATGATCTTCTTGCCTTGGGACAAGATGGACAAAGACATGTTGAGGAAATACGGAAAGCAACATTGA
- the LOC105381635 gene encoding mucin-2 isoform X7, producing MIGYLILAALLGLAQARPQQQSGFTPDSKTCPLTGHWLLPHEYDCTKFYYCEYGTRWETPRNCARGTEFSYELQVCVHPAQANCNLPGSPPPEPEVTTPEVTTPEVTTPEVTTPEVTTPEPEVTTPEPEVTTPEPEITTTLAPETDAPEVVTPPATTLAPETDAPEVVTPPATTLAPETDAPEVVTAPSTTLAPETDAPEVVTATTEQPEVVTAPSTTLAPETDAPEVVTAPSTTLAPETDAPEVVTATTEVPEVVTAASTTEAPEVEKPTVVTAIPTTENPESETPEVVTAIPTTEAPEVEKPTVVTAIPTTETTEDPTTLAPTTEGDSGLLPNGCPSDFHIHLLLPHETECNLFYQCNFGEKVLKTCPKPLYFNNEIQVCDWPENVDCNGSNGGVTSPAPTTEAETVEVVTAVPTTTESETETVEVVTAVPTTTESEAETVEVVTAIPTTNAPETEATTVAETETPEVVTAVPTTTESEAETVEVVTAIPTTTESEAETVEVVTAIPTTNAPETEATTVAETETPEVVTAVPTTTESEAETVEVVTAIPTTTESEAETVEVVTGTPTTAAPTTDAPVSTVTAVPITEAQTVEVVTVTQTAEPETDATVTPVPTTTEAATTEADTDLLPNGCPADFHIHLLLPHETECDLFYQCNFGEKVLKECPKPLLFNNELQVCDWEYNVDCSAGSSSESGSGSAEISVSGEDSSGDGSGDGSGDGEEDTALLPNGCPADWSIHLLLPHAECDKFYYCVHGNLVEHSCAPGTHFNPEIQVCDWPENVQCGNNNGGSSSESGSGSSGEESISTEEGSGEDGSGDVELDNGCPSDWNIHQLLPHPDCDKFYNCVHGNLVEQSCAPGTLFNPEIQVCDWPQNVQCGGTDKPEVVTAVPTTSEPEAETVEVVTSAPTTVTHEPTTEEAVVTVTATPEPIVTVTATEEPISTVTATQEPIVTVTATEEPVATVTATQEPIVTVTATEEPVVTVTATEEPVVTVTATAEPIVTVTATEEPVATVTATQEPIVTVTATEEPIVTVTATEEPVATVTATQEPIVTVTATEEPVVTVTAPTVLPNGCPADSSIEQLLPHDSECGKFYQCVHGDLVEMACPIGLHFNPATERCDWPESAGCAVDTNEHNKKCSEGCNVLPWAHETDCDKFYACDGQKATLIVCAEGLHFNANTKTCDFICNANCARDNAQATAENDGVMIFLPWDKMDKDMLRKYGKQH from the exons GAGTACGGAACCAGGTGGGAGACCCCTAGGAACTGTGCCCGCGGTACCGAGTTCTCTTACGAGCTGCAG GTCTGTGTGCACCCCGCCCAAGCCAACTGCAACCTCCCCGGATCTCCTCCCCCAGAACCAGAG GTGACTACCCCTGAGGTGACCACCCCTGAGGTGACTACCCCTGAGGTGACTACCCCTGAGGTGACTACCCCTGAGCCTGAGGTGACTACCCCTGAACCTGAGGTGACTACCCCAGAACCCGAGATTACTACCACTCTGGCCCCGGAAACCGATGCACCTGAGGTAGTCACTCCCCCTGCTACCACTTTGGCTCCCGAGACTGATGCCCCTGAAGTAGTAACTCCCCCTGCTACCACCCTGGCCCCAGAAACCGATGCTCCCGAGGTAGTCACAGCTCCTTCCACCACCTTGGCCCCTGAGACTGATGCCCCGGAAGTAGTGACAGCAACTACCGAGCAACCCGAGGTAGTCACAGCTCCTTCCACCACTTTGGCTCCTGAGACAGATGCCCCTGAGGTAGTCACAGCTCCTTCCACCACTTTGGCTCCAGAGACTGACGCCCCTGAAGTAGTCACAGCTACCACCGAAGTTCCTGAGGTAGTCACAGCTGCTTCCACCACTGAAGCCCCTGAAGTCGAGAAGCCTACCGTAGTTACTGCTATCCCTACCACTGAAAACCCCGAATCCGAAACACCTGAAGTTGTAACTGCTATTCCTACCACTGAAGCTCCAGAAGTCGAGAAGCCTACAGTAGTTACTGCTATTCCTACCACGGAGACAACTGAAGACCCGACTACCTTAGCCCCTACCACCGAAGGAGACTCTGGTCTGCTGCCCAACGGATGCCCGTCTGACTTCCACATTCACTTGCTTCTGCCTCACGAGACAGAATGCAACTTGTTCTACCAGTGCAACTTTGGAGAGAAGGTTCTGAAGACCTGCCCGAAGCCTTTGTACTTCAACAACGAGATTCAG GTCTGCGACTGGCCCGAGAACGTAGACTGCAACGGATCAAACGGTGGTGTCACCTCACCCGCTCCTACTACCGAAGCCGAGACCGTTGAGGTAGTCACTGCAGTCCCCACCACCACTGAATCAGAGACTGAGACTGTTGAGGTAGTCACTGCCGTCCCCACCACCACTGAATCAGAGGCTGAGACAGTTGAGGTTGTTACTGCCATCCCAACCACCAATGCCCCAGAGACTGAGGCCACCACTGTAGCTGAAACTGAAACCCCTGAGGTAGTCACTGCAGTCCCCACCACCACTGAGTCAGAGGCTGAGACAGTTGAGGTTGTCACTGCTATCCCAACCACCACTGAATCAGAGGCTGAGACTGTTGAGGTTGTTACTGCCATCCCAACCACCAATGCCCCTGAGACTGAAGCCACGACTGTAGCTGAAACTGAAACCCCTGAGGTAGTCACTGCAGTGCCCACCACCACTGAGTCAGAGGCTGAGACAGTTGAGGTAGTCACTGCCATCCCAACCACCACTGAATCAGAGGCGGAGACAGTTGAGGTTGTCACTGGAACTCCTACCACCGCTGCCCCAACAACGGATGCTCCCGTCTCTACCGTGACTGCTGTACCGATCACTGAAGCTCAGACTGTCGAAGTGGTCACTGTTACCCAGACTGCTGAACCTGAGACGGATGCAACAGTCACCCCTGTACCTACCACTACCGAAGCAGCTACAACGGAGGCCGACACTGATCTGCTGCCCAACGGATGCCCAGCTGACTTCCACATCCATCTGCTGTTGCCTCATGAGACTGAATGTGACCTGTTCTACCAGTGCAACTTCGGAGAGAAAGTCCTGAAGGAATGTCCCAAGCCTCTGCTCTTCAATAATGAGCTTCAG GTGTGCGACTGGGAGTACAACGTGGACTGCAGCGCCGGCAGCTCCAGCGAGTCCGGCAGTGGAAGCGCGGAGATCAGCGTCAGTGGAGAGGACAGCAGCGGTGACGGCAGCGGCGACGGAAGCGGAG ACGGCGAAGAAGACACCGCCCTCCTGCCCAACGGCTGCCCAGCTGACTGGAGCATCCATCTGCTGCTCCCCCACGCCGAGTGCGACAAGTTCTACTACTGTGTCCACGGCAACCTCGTCGAGCACTCCTGCGCTCCTGGTACCCACTTCAACCCTGAGATTCAA GTCTGCGACTGGCCCGAGAACGTCCAGTGCGGCAACAACAACGGCGGCAGCAGCTCCGAAAGCGGCAGCGGCAGCAGCGGAGAAGAGAGCATCAGCACTGAGGAAGGCAGCGGAGAAGACGGCAGCGGAGACGTAGAGCTCGACAACGGATGCCCGTCCGACTGGAACATCCACCAGCTGTTGCCTCACCCTGACTGTGATAAGTTCTACAACTGCGTCCACGGAAACCTGGTTGAGCAGTCTTGCGCGCCTGGCACGCTCTTCAACCCCGAAATTCAG GTTTGTGACTGGCCCCAGAACGTGCAATGCGGTGGAACTGATAAACCTGAAGTCGTCACTGCCGTACCAACCACCTCCGAGCCTGAAGCTGAGACTGTCGAAGTTGTCACCAGTGCCCCGACCACTGTCACCCACGAGCCGACCACTGAAGAGGCTGTTGTAACTGTGACTGCTACTCCAGAGCCTATTGTGACTGTTACTGCCACTGAAGAGCCTATTTCTACTGTGACTGCCACTCAAGAGCCTATTGTGACTGTGACTGCTACCGAAGAGCCCGTTGCTACTGTGACTGCCACTCAAGAGCCTATTGTAACTGTTACTGCCACCGAAGAGCCTGTTGTAACTGTTACTGCCACCGAAGAGCCCGTTGTAACTGTTACTGCTACTGCCGAGCCTATTGTAACTGTGACTGCTACTGAAGAGCCTGTTGCAACTGTGACTGCCACTCAAGAGCCTATTGTGACTGTTACTGCTACTGAGGAGCCCATTGTGACTGTGACTGCCACTGAAGAGCCCGTTGCTACTGTGACTGCCACTCAAGAGCCTATTGTGACTGTTACTGCCACCGAAGAGCCCGTTGTAACTGTGACTGCCCCAACTGTCCTGCCCAATGGCTGCCCAGCTGACTCTAGCATCGAGCAGCTGTTGCCCCATGACTCTGAATGTGGCAAGTTCTACCAGTGCGTCCACGGCGACCTCGTAGAGATGGCGTGCCCCATTGGTCTGCACTTCAACCCGGCTACCGAG CGTTGCGACTGGCCCGAGTCCGCGGGCTGCGCCGTCGACACCAACGAACACAACAAGAAGTGCTCTGAGGGTTGCAACGTCCTCCCCTGGGCCCACGAGACCGACTGTGACAAATTCTACGCTTGCGACGGACAAAAAGCCACCTTGATCGTCTGCGCTGAGGGTCTCCACTTCAACGCTAACACCAAGACCTGTGACTTCATTTGCAACGCTAACTGTGCCAGGGACAACGCCCAGGCTACTGCTGAGAATGATGGAGTCATGATCTTCTTGCCTTGGGACAAGATGGACAAAGACATGTTGAGGAAATACGGAAAGCAACATTGA
- the LOC105381635 gene encoding mucin-2 isoform X3 — MIGYLILAALLGLAQARPQQQSGFTPDSKTCPLTGHWLLPHEYDCTKFYYCEYGTRWETPRNCARGTEFSYELQVCVHPAQANCNLPGSPPPEPEVTTPEVTTPEVTTPEVTTPEVTTPEVTTPEVTTPEVTTPEVTTPEVTTPEVTTPEVTTPEPEVTTPEPEVTTPEPEITTTLAPETDAPEVVTPPATTLAPETDAPEVVTPPATTLAPETDAPEVVTAPSTTLAPETDAPEVVTATTEQPEVVTAPSTTLAPETDAPEVVTAPSTTLAPETDAPEVVTATTEVPEVVTAASTTEAPEVEKPTVVTAIPTTENPESETPEVVTAIPTTEAPEVEKPTVVTAIPTTETTEDPTTLAPTTEGDSGLLPNGCPSDFHIHLLLPHETECNLFYQCNFGEKVLKTCPKPLYFNNEIQVCDWPENVDCNGSNGGVTSPAPTTEAETVEVVTAVPTTTESETETVEVVTAVPTTTESEAETVEVVTAIPTTNAPETEATTVAETETPEVVTAVPTTTESEAETVEVVTAIPTTTESEAETVEVVTAIPTTNAPETEATTVAETETPEVVTAVPTTTESEAETVEVVTGTPTTAAPTTDAPVSTVTAVPITEAQTVEVVTVTQTAEPETDATVTPVPTTTEAATTEADTDLLPNGCPADFHIHLLLPHETECDLFYQCNFGEKVLKECPKPLLFNNELQVCDWEYNVDCSAGSSSESGSGSAEISVSGEDSSGDGSGDGSGDGEEDTALLPNGCPADWSIHLLLPHAECDKFYYCVHGNLVEHSCAPGTHFNPEIQVCDWPENVQCGNNNGGSSSESGSGSSGEESISTEEGSGEDGSGDVELDNGCPSDWNIHQLLPHPDCDKFYNCVHGNLVEQSCAPGTLFNPEIQVCDWPQNVQCGGTDKPEVVTAVPTTSEPEAETVEVVTSAPTTVTHEPTTEEAVVTVTATPEPIVTVTATEEPISTVTATQEPIVTVTATEEPVATVTATQEPIVTVTATEEPVVTVTATEEPVVTVTATAEPIVTVTATEEPVATVTATQEPIVTVTATEEPIVTVTATEEPVATVTATQEPIVTVTATEEPVVTVTAPTVLPNGCPADSSIEQLLPHDSECGKFYQCVHGDLVEMACPIGLHFNPATERCDWPESAGCAVDTNEHNKKCSEGCNVLPWAHETDCDKFYACDGQKATLIVCAEGLHFNANTKTCDFICNANCARDNAQATAENDGVMIFLPWDKMDKDMLRKYGKQH, encoded by the exons GAGTACGGAACCAGGTGGGAGACCCCTAGGAACTGTGCCCGCGGTACCGAGTTCTCTTACGAGCTGCAG GTCTGTGTGCACCCCGCCCAAGCCAACTGCAACCTCCCCGGATCTCCTCCCCCAGAACCAGAGGTGACTACCCCTGAAGTGACCACCCCCGAAGTGACCACCCCTGAGGTGACTACTCCTGAGGTGACCACCCCTGAGGTGACCACCCCTGAGGTGACCACCCCTGAGGTGACTACCCCTGAGGTGACCACCCCTGAGGTGACTACCCCTGAGGTGACTACCCCTGAGGTGACTACCCCTGAGCCTGAGGTGACTACCCCTGAACCTGAGGTGACTACCCCAGAACCCGAGATTACTACCACTCTGGCCCCGGAAACCGATGCACCTGAGGTAGTCACTCCCCCTGCTACCACTTTGGCTCCCGAGACTGATGCCCCTGAAGTAGTAACTCCCCCTGCTACCACCCTGGCCCCAGAAACCGATGCTCCCGAGGTAGTCACAGCTCCTTCCACCACCTTGGCCCCTGAGACTGATGCCCCGGAAGTAGTGACAGCAACTACCGAGCAACCCGAGGTAGTCACAGCTCCTTCCACCACTTTGGCTCCTGAGACAGATGCCCCTGAGGTAGTCACAGCTCCTTCCACCACTTTGGCTCCAGAGACTGACGCCCCTGAAGTAGTCACAGCTACCACCGAAGTTCCTGAGGTAGTCACAGCTGCTTCCACCACTGAAGCCCCTGAAGTCGAGAAGCCTACCGTAGTTACTGCTATCCCTACCACTGAAAACCCCGAATCCGAAACACCTGAAGTTGTAACTGCTATTCCTACCACTGAAGCTCCAGAAGTCGAGAAGCCTACAGTAGTTACTGCTATTCCTACCACGGAGACAACTGAAGACCCGACTACCTTAGCCCCTACCACCGAAGGAGACTCTGGTCTGCTGCCCAACGGATGCCCGTCTGACTTCCACATTCACTTGCTTCTGCCTCACGAGACAGAATGCAACTTGTTCTACCAGTGCAACTTTGGAGAGAAGGTTCTGAAGACCTGCCCGAAGCCTTTGTACTTCAACAACGAGATTCAG GTCTGCGACTGGCCCGAGAACGTAGACTGCAACGGATCAAACGGTGGTGTCACCTCACCCGCTCCTACTACCGAAGCCGAGACCGTTGAGGTAGTCACTGCAGTCCCCACCACCACTGAATCAGAGACTGAGACTGTTGAGGTAGTCACTGCCGTCCCCACCACCACTGAATCAGAGGCTGAGACAGTTGAGGTTGTTACTGCCATCCCAACCACCAATGCCCCAGAGACTGAGGCCACCACTGTAGCTGAAACTGAAACCCCTGAGGTAGTCACTGCAGTCCCCACCACCACTGAGTCAGAGGCTGAGACAGTTGAGGTTGTCACTGCTATCCCAACCACCACTGAATCAGAGGCTGAGACTGTTGAGGTTGTTACTGCCATCCCAACCACCAATGCCCCTGAGACTGAAGCCACGACTGTAGCTGAAACTGAAACCCCTGAGGTAGTCACTGCAGTGCCCACCACCACTGAGTCAGAGGCTGAGACAGTTGAG GTTGTCACTGGAACTCCTACCACCGCTGCCCCAACAACGGATGCTCCCGTCTCTACCGTGACTGCTGTACCGATCACTGAAGCTCAGACTGTCGAAGTGGTCACTGTTACCCAGACTGCTGAACCTGAGACGGATGCAACAGTCACCCCTGTACCTACCACTACCGAAGCAGCTACAACGGAGGCCGACACTGATCTGCTGCCCAACGGATGCCCAGCTGACTTCCACATCCATCTGCTGTTGCCTCATGAGACTGAATGTGACCTGTTCTACCAGTGCAACTTCGGAGAGAAAGTCCTGAAGGAATGTCCCAAGCCTCTGCTCTTCAATAATGAGCTTCAG GTGTGCGACTGGGAGTACAACGTGGACTGCAGCGCCGGCAGCTCCAGCGAGTCCGGCAGTGGAAGCGCGGAGATCAGCGTCAGTGGAGAGGACAGCAGCGGTGACGGCAGCGGCGACGGAAGCGGAG ACGGCGAAGAAGACACCGCCCTCCTGCCCAACGGCTGCCCAGCTGACTGGAGCATCCATCTGCTGCTCCCCCACGCCGAGTGCGACAAGTTCTACTACTGTGTCCACGGCAACCTCGTCGAGCACTCCTGCGCTCCTGGTACCCACTTCAACCCTGAGATTCAA GTCTGCGACTGGCCCGAGAACGTCCAGTGCGGCAACAACAACGGCGGCAGCAGCTCCGAAAGCGGCAGCGGCAGCAGCGGAGAAGAGAGCATCAGCACTGAGGAAGGCAGCGGAGAAGACGGCAGCGGAGACGTAGAGCTCGACAACGGATGCCCGTCCGACTGGAACATCCACCAGCTGTTGCCTCACCCTGACTGTGATAAGTTCTACAACTGCGTCCACGGAAACCTGGTTGAGCAGTCTTGCGCGCCTGGCACGCTCTTCAACCCCGAAATTCAG GTTTGTGACTGGCCCCAGAACGTGCAATGCGGTGGAACTGATAAACCTGAAGTCGTCACTGCCGTACCAACCACCTCCGAGCCTGAAGCTGAGACTGTCGAAGTTGTCACCAGTGCCCCGACCACTGTCACCCACGAGCCGACCACTGAAGAGGCTGTTGTAACTGTGACTGCTACTCCAGAGCCTATTGTGACTGTTACTGCCACTGAAGAGCCTATTTCTACTGTGACTGCCACTCAAGAGCCTATTGTGACTGTGACTGCTACCGAAGAGCCCGTTGCTACTGTGACTGCCACTCAAGAGCCTATTGTAACTGTTACTGCCACCGAAGAGCCTGTTGTAACTGTTACTGCCACCGAAGAGCCCGTTGTAACTGTTACTGCTACTGCCGAGCCTATTGTAACTGTGACTGCTACTGAAGAGCCTGTTGCAACTGTGACTGCCACTCAAGAGCCTATTGTGACTGTTACTGCTACTGAGGAGCCCATTGTGACTGTGACTGCCACTGAAGAGCCCGTTGCTACTGTGACTGCCACTCAAGAGCCTATTGTGACTGTTACTGCCACCGAAGAGCCCGTTGTAACTGTGACTGCCCCAACTGTCCTGCCCAATGGCTGCCCAGCTGACTCTAGCATCGAGCAGCTGTTGCCCCATGACTCTGAATGTGGCAAGTTCTACCAGTGCGTCCACGGCGACCTCGTAGAGATGGCGTGCCCCATTGGTCTGCACTTCAACCCGGCTACCGAG CGTTGCGACTGGCCCGAGTCCGCGGGCTGCGCCGTCGACACCAACGAACACAACAAGAAGTGCTCTGAGGGTTGCAACGTCCTCCCCTGGGCCCACGAGACCGACTGTGACAAATTCTACGCTTGCGACGGACAAAAAGCCACCTTGATCGTCTGCGCTGAGGGTCTCCACTTCAACGCTAACACCAAGACCTGTGACTTCATTTGCAACGCTAACTGTGCCAGGGACAACGCCCAGGCTACTGCTGAGAATGATGGAGTCATGATCTTCTTGCCTTGGGACAAGATGGACAAAGACATGTTGAGGAAATACGGAAAGCAACATTGA